One Salvia miltiorrhiza cultivar Shanhuang (shh) chromosome 6, IMPLAD_Smil_shh, whole genome shotgun sequence genomic window, CTCTTTTTTTGatttattcctttttatttttcttttcaagaCTCTTCTTTTTTGTTGTCTCATGTTGATggtcttgaaaaaaaaattgatcttgGAAACTGAAAATCTTTGATCGGTAGTTGCTTGCGATCTGTTGTTTTAGCTCACTTTTTTGTAGGTATAGTTTTTCAATCAACCTTAATTTTTCTTAACCTTCTACTTTGTGAATGAATTATGTCTTCCTTTTTACATACATGTAAGAAAGTGTGCATTGTTTTTAATACTTCTTGTAATTTTAGTCGCCCAAGATTGAGTTCATATCTACTTGTTAATAGTCAATTAGACTGCATTGTTATTGCTCTGTTTGATGTTGTTTAGCTAATAAAATCACATCATTAAGTTTTGAATTTGTGACAGTTGAAGGGATTATCAAGAGTTAGATTAAGTACTCAGTTCTTGAGAGATATCTAGGAAAGAGTGGTGAACTGATATTTCTTAGAAgaatgaaaaattgaaaatgtttaTGATCCATGTTTATCTCATTAATTAACATTTATCACTGAAGCTTTTTTCCTTAAATCCACAATCCACTTTTAGTTAAATATGAATAAAGTGTCATTAGTTAAGACTGTTGGCCACAAAATTATTGCAACAACTCATGCTTTGGACTATAATATCACTGTATGAACAAAGCACCTCACTTCAATCATTTCTTTGTTTAGCATTGTTTCAGTTCTAATTAAGGTATGTTCAATTATTACCAACAACACTCTTTGGTGCATTTGATGCACAATGAATGCATCATCTGCCCTAATTAAAATTCTAATGTGAGGAATTAATAAACTCTAATTTGGGAATGTGTACACAAGTTTTTGCCTAGATTGTATATTTGTATGTTAGAGGCTGGCATTGTTGTTGCATCATTTTCCACTTGGTGTTGTTGGCAGTTTTCGTGTACGATAGGAACCAGATGAACGTTCTTGAGGTAAACAAGACAAATTTCGAGAGCTGCAACTCCGAGCATCCGCTCCACAACTGGACTACGGGTGCTGGGAGGGACGTCGTCCCCCTCAACGTGACCAAGACGTTCTACTTCATCAACGGGAAGGGGTTCTGCTTCGGGGGCATGAAGGTGGCCATCCATGTTGAGTAACCTCCTCCTCTGCCATCATTCTCACCGATAAAGAGCAGCTCTCATAGGCTACCTTCTAAATGTAATGCTAAAATCTAATATCAAGGGCCCATTAATAAAGGTCCCTTGGCCCAAGCCTTGTTAAAACCTTTTTGGCGAAAATCTAGTGGGAAAAACAGCAGTAAAGGAAAAGAAGTATTTGGTCTAAATAATAGAGTTCGAATTACACATAGTTTCTGTCTTTTAGATATGGTGATGGTGGTCAAATCTGATCAATTCTTGAGTCTGCTCGGTATCTTTGTATCTTCTGTAAATCTAACTTTGACCTTCACATCTGACTTTTTCGGTTATCGTCACAGCTCTGCCAAATTATATTACTCAACTCTGTAGTAGTTCTAGATCTGTCAAGCGTGATTTTAAACATGCaacaatattaaaataatatgaatatAATAGATTATTTCGAGCCATGTACGAACTTGTATAGTTGGGCCTTAGATAGGCTTCTTATGTCTTATTTTGAGCTTTCCTTATAAAAGGGGATCCCTAATTCAATCTTTATCACAATCTAcattcactatatatatatatatagggtgtggttctagtgaGAGCTCCAATTTTCATAAGAACatgagaaccattaaaattattgCATCTGCTATCAAAAGTAATGCATCCATTGTTAATTTACTGCactcgaaaaaaaataaaaattctgcacccttcaggattcgaacgcaagtgctgcattcatccaccgtagatcttaatgattgaatgaatgaaaatataattttggcTTGAAACTATCCACTCCCttccaattcaataggtcatgtTTTCTTATTTGGACGTCTCATTTCAATAGGTCGCTTCCTAAATAGAAAgtcaatacataataaatatctacatataacttattatttacaccaaatgtCATTGTACCCCACACATAATTACCTCTTCTTTACTTCTCTCGCCTACTTTTTGGACAAATATATCCTCAAAAAAAGTTATAATACTTTCTCTCTTCTATTTTATTGTAAACTATTTGTTTCTTAACATTTGTGTCCAAGCTCtatggcctattgaattgggacgaaATCAGTATTAATTATACTCCATATAACATCTTAGCTATTTATCTTCAATCGTAGGTGGCACCTTCTCCATTCTCCATTCTTAGTTATTTCAAATTctctatcccacattgaaaacatAGTAAACTTCAACAATTCACGAACTAAATAAAAAGCTCAATCCCCATTCTTACTTTAGTTATTCATTTTCCTACATTAATCTTCTATTAAACTTCATCATGTGAAAAATtatacttataaaatatatttcaaataaataaattctcaTGTTGAATTTATATGAAACTTCACAATTTAGAATCTAAAAATGATTATTAAATTCCAtcatttaaaaatctaaataaaaggatacttaacatcaaaaaaataaaataaacggATACTTAAATGTATTGAAATAAATAGATTGTTCAATTAAATTTGGTAATTTAAAACAAATGAAATGATACTTAGatgtatttgaaataaataaatttttcaatttaatttgatgataaaaaaaaatagtttaaaataaatcatcattCCCACGTTGATCTTATTAACTTCACCATGAAaagtttatataaaatatatttgatacgCCATTACCATAAAAAGAACATAAAGTTATTATCTCTGATAAGGATTTCCCTCTTATATATACAGTCTACGAATATATAGATTTCCCTCGTACtaattatgtgtgtatatatatatatatatatacggtcaagttaaacagagaattattatatattttattttgaacaaatttatacattttacgaacagatcaatataactaacgaacagacgtatttggtaaaaaaagagaaaaattagccaccaacaggattcgaacctagggCAAATTGCTATTcgtgcggtacattgatttgttcatcaaatttatacatctattcgtttttgtttcacgaattctctattctctaaatatttagcattctctgtttaacctctctctctctatatatatatatatatatatatatatatatatatatatatatatattatgtaaggGTCCGTTTGATAGTGTCCTATAGATATGTAGATATTAATTACATCTGGATATTTAATCCAGATGTTGTGAGTTTAATTAACTAAATTGTTGTTTGATAGCTGATAAATAATTTCAATATAACATGTTTTTTATGTTTGATACTCTCCACTAAAATACATATATGATTTACAGACATttgataatataatttatatctgtTGAAATTACTCCATTACCCTCCACTTAAACATGAAAAACTCGAAACAACCCTTTGCAGCAATATTGGGCGAAAATGAAATAGGAGCGTCGGAACAATGTTTTCACAGATATGGAAAGAGAAAGCATTGAGAATTTGCAGACCCAAATCACAAGGTGAAGAAAAAAAGCCCTATCAATCATGCCTCCAACTCAATTTCATCCGCTGTATTCAAAATTCCGCAAATTTCCGTCAAATCccaaaataattttgaaagagAAATTTTCGTCAACCATGCCTCTTTCAATGATTTGGAAAGAGGAATTTCCGTCAAACCCTTTCAAAATCGCAAAATTCTTCTTTCAAAAAACCCTATCAACCATGCCTCCAACTCAAATCTCACCTTCGAATATCTCACTTCATTCGCTGAAGAACTCCTCTTGGTTGTGTCAAAGAGGCGGCAAAATAGGGCGGAATTTGACGATGCCTCCGATTTCAAAGTAAGTTCAAGGATAAAATTGTAAACGACAAATCTAATCTCAAACACTGTTGAAGGCAATATTATTGAACTGGGGGTGAGCGGTGGTTCTAATTTCTAATTAGAACAGTGATTTTTATGCGGGCTTTGCCTTTATTGCGAGCCTGGTCTATTATACAAAAAGCCTATCAAACAGATGAAAATGATGAGAAATATAACGTAACTCACCTAATAGACCCTATCAAACATTGCCTAAATCTAAAATATACAGAGCTGAGTAATTGTTAATTAATCCATAAACTtccatttatttataaattttatatacgATATTTAAAATATTGCAATAATGTAACaatctttcaatttaatctaaAATTAACACCCTTAATCTCTTTGTTTATTAGATAGTTGATGTGACCTGCCTAGCTGGAGTTGGTGTTGCAAAATGGCAGCTAAATGGGTTTGGTATATTGCTTTTATTAATACTAAGCTTCACATTTTTTCTTACCAAAAAAAACTAAGCTTCACATTTTAATTCTTCGATGATCGAAAAAAAACCTAGGAATACTTGAAAGTTGAAAAGTTGTGATATTGTTGCATCATTTCAAAAGTCACaggaaaatttaaaaatgggtAAAAGTTTGTGCATAAATGGATAATAAATGTTATAATAAAAAGCTAATCCCTTTTTCGATTTTAATAATACCAAGTGCGTGATCCGGGAGAAAGGGTGGGGAAAGGTGCTGTCTTTAATCAAGCAGATGCAAGGTCTTTTGACGCTTTTATTAGGCAAAGTAATCTGATGGAAATCAGAACACAGGGGAGAAAGTTTACGTGGTATCA contains:
- the LOC130990970 gene encoding early nodulin-like protein 17: MAQSNARGVLLAAAALLFATVMLPEVAAVRYIVGGNMGWSQSVNYTIWAQDKKFYNGDWLFFVYDRNQMNVLEVNKTNFESCNSEHPLHNWTTGAGRDVVPLNVTKTFYFINGKGFCFGGMKVAIHVE